A region of Toxorhynchites rutilus septentrionalis strain SRP chromosome 1, ASM2978413v1, whole genome shotgun sequence DNA encodes the following proteins:
- the LOC129763057 gene encoding nucleosomal histone kinase 1 — translation MAPGKNPAGGGGRKKAANGYQMPAPVPSGTVLTDMAKRQWKVGPSIGSGGFGEIYCACEVGSSVKKPDDYPNVVKIEPHGNGPLFVEMHFYMRNAKRDDIERFKKERALKHLGMPYFVGNGSHELQNMKHRFLVMPRYSTDLWGIFLQNEKRFPLHTVYRIALQMVDVLDYIHECTYVHADLKGANILLGFGKVANKQQLFLVDFGLASHYTTKDFKPDPKKMHNGTIEYTSRDAHMGVPTMRGDMEILAYNVVQWTGTQLPWEAEKLLANPSKVQESKEKHMKDVAGFMKYCFKKDIPKPINEYVKYVAALKYNEKPDYKKCRQFFETGLKDMNKSNSGDLEFAVKAVPSGSSKKKVVEPDSTESSGPMREPRRRAAKVIDTSPDTTTSDPKVAKRKPETPSKPVQRKKKMTMADTPEPALGDNKTSTPASEVVSTKLSALEQSGSIRLATNSGNGSTPKTGKVKKTYAFNFELDVSIDADVIVNVKRKKKPVLTPQNSPVPSKSPVQQSNKSPCLSPSLPSKRPRRRNASYQDSPAQEEEGSIISLNTTESSVQPDDDTVPNSDPNTPEPRYQASRSIIQTPRRKRNQPEAAPLVRLNARARAGEYKGKKAKS, via the exons ATGGCTCCGGGTAAAAATCCAGCTGGTGGTGGAGGTCGCAAAAAAGCCGCCAATGGATACCAGATGCCGGCGCCGGTCCCTTCCGGCACCGTGCTGACGGATATGGCGAAGCGCCAGTGGAAGGTTGGTCCGTCGATCGGAAGCGGCGGATTCGGGGAGATCTACTGCGCGTGTGAAGTCGGTTCGAGCGTGAAAAAGCCGGACGATTATCCCAATGTTGTCAAAATT GAACCTCATGGAAACGGTCCACTGTTTGTGGAGATGCATTTTTATATGCGCAATGCGAAGCGGGATGATATTGAACGATTCAAAAAGGAGCGCGCCCTCAAACATCTGGGGATGCCTTATTTTGTTGGCAATGGGTCACACGAGCTGCAAAACATGAAGCATCGATTTCTGGTGATGCCTCGCTATAGCACCGATTTGTGGGGAATTTTTCTGCAAAATGAGAAACGATTTCCGCTGCATACGGTGTATCGGATAGCGTTGCAGATGGTGGATGTGTTGGATTATATCCATGAATGCACTTATGTTCACGCTGATTTGAAGGGGGCGAATATTTTGCTCGGTTTTGGAAAGGTAGCCAACAAGCAGCAGCTGTTCCTAGTTGATTTCGGTTTGGCTAGTCACTACACAACGAAAGACTTCAAACCGGATCCGAAGAAGATGCACAATGGTACCATTGAGTATACGTCGCGGGATGCACATATGGGAGTGCCGACAATGCGTGGCGACATGGAAATATTGGCTTATAATGTGGTGCAGTGGACAGGAACGCAACTTCCCTGGGAGGCAGAGAAGTTACTGGCAAACCCAAGCAAAGTGCAGGaatcgaaagaaaaacacatgaAGGATGTGGCTGGATTTATGAAGTATTGCTTTAAAAAGGACATTCCCAAGCCTATCAATGAGTATGTTAAGTATGTTGCGGCATTAAAATATAACGAAAAACCAGACTATAAAAAGTGTAGACAATTCTTTGAAACGGGTCTTAAAGATATGAACAAATCAAATTCAGGCGATTTAGAGTTCGCGGTCAAGGCAGTGCCAAGTGGATCATCAAAAAAGAAGGTCGTAGAACCAGACTCAACGGAATCTTCCGGACCGATGAGGGAACCACGTAGGCGTGCAGCTAAAGTTATAGATACTTCCCCAGATACTACTACTTCCGACCCCAAAGTTGCCAAACGAAAGCCGGAAACCCCGTCTAAGCCGGTTCagaggaagaaaaaaatgaCGATGGCCGATACACCAGAACCCGCGCTGGGAGATAACAAAACTTCAACCCCTGCGTCGGAAGTTGTTTCCACAAAACTATCCGCCCTGGAACAATCAGGATCCATTCGGTTGGCCACAAATAGTGGAAATGGCAGCACACCGAAAACCGGTAAGGTCAAGAAAACGTATGCCTTCAATTTCGAGCTAGACGTGAGCATCGATGCGGATGTAATTGTGAACGTGAAGCGGAAGAAGAAACCAGTCCTTACTCCACAAAATTCACCCGTTCCGTCTAAATCCCCCGTCCAGCAGAGCAACAAATCACCATGCCTGTCGCCAAGCCTTCCTTCGAAGCGACCTCGCAGACGGAATGCTTCCTACCAGGATAGCCCCGCCCAGGAAGAAGAAGGCAGCATAATATCGCTCAACACAACCGAATCGTCGGTGCAGCCGGATGACGACACCGTTCCGAACAGTGATCCCAACACACCGGAGCCCCGTTATCAAGCGTCTCGGTCGATAATACAAACGCCCCGGCGGAAACGGAACCAACCGGAGGCTGCACCCTTGGTGCGACTCAATGCCCGGGCACGAGCGGGCGAATACAAAgggaagaaagcaaaatcatAA